A genome region from Dolichospermum compactum NIES-806 includes the following:
- a CDS encoding branched-chain amino acid ABC transporter permease: protein MIEYLIFLAISTATFALFGLGLNLQWGFTGLINFGHIAFMTLGAYTTVLLSLKGVPLLLSAGIGAIVAAMLGLLIGFATLRLREDYLSIVTIGTGELIRLIVNNQDLPVGNTWISGSFGVQSYVIPLSTTPNLFFRLVMIGVLTLLTGITLLSLWRWMRNAQISASNNTVRNSSLKQEFISRLIVGIALGLLAAAIYISGVIGLYNYNPKAGLMLFILLMLAFVFWRVEILVRSPWGRVLKSIREDEEVPKALGKNVFSYKLQSLMLGGAIAGIAGSFFAWQLGAIYPDNFQPQLTFDAWIMVILGGSGNNLGTILGAVIFFAYDALTREFLPKIVPLDVERIGAFRIMFIGLLLMVLMIWRPQGILGKKEELTLGK, encoded by the coding sequence CATTTCTACCGCCACCTTCGCCCTGTTCGGACTAGGACTCAATCTCCAATGGGGTTTTACTGGTTTAATTAACTTTGGTCATATTGCTTTTATGACTTTGGGTGCGTATACGACGGTTTTATTAAGTCTCAAGGGCGTACCATTACTGCTATCGGCGGGAATTGGGGCAATTGTTGCCGCAATGCTTGGTTTATTAATTGGCTTTGCAACTTTGCGGTTACGCGAAGACTATCTTTCAATTGTCACCATTGGTACAGGTGAATTAATTCGATTAATAGTCAATAATCAGGATTTACCTGTAGGTAATACGTGGATATCGGGATCTTTCGGTGTGCAAAGTTATGTTATCCCTTTATCAACAACTCCCAATTTATTTTTCCGCTTGGTGATGATTGGGGTATTAACTTTATTAACAGGAATCACATTACTTTCTCTATGGCGTTGGATGCGAAATGCTCAAATTTCTGCAAGTAATAATACAGTCAGAAATAGTAGTCTTAAGCAAGAATTTATCTCTCGGTTAATAGTCGGAATTGCTTTAGGGTTATTAGCTGCTGCAATTTATATTTCTGGTGTGATTGGACTCTATAATTATAATCCCAAAGCCGGGTTAATGTTGTTCATACTATTAATGTTAGCTTTTGTCTTTTGGCGGGTAGAAATTTTAGTGCGATCGCCTTGGGGAAGAGTGCTAAAATCTATTCGTGAAGATGAAGAAGTCCCCAAAGCATTAGGCAAAAACGTCTTTTCCTATAAACTCCAATCATTAATGTTAGGCGGGGCAATTGCTGGTATTGCTGGATCATTTTTCGCTTGGCAACTAGGCGCAATTTACCCCGATAACTTCCAACCTCAACTCACATTTGATGCCTGGATTATGGTAATTTTAGGTGGCTCTGGCAATAATCTAGGAACTATTTTAGGTGCGGTCATTTTCTTTGCCTATGATGCCCTCACTAGAGAATTTTTACCCAAAATTGTTCCCCTAGATGTAGAACGCATTGGTGCATTTCGGATCATGTTTATTGG